The proteins below are encoded in one region of Enhydrobacter sp.:
- a CDS encoding branched-chain amino acid ABC transporter permease: MTIDAGYLLQLTLNGLALGLLYALIAVGLSLIFGVMEIINFAHGELLMLGAFAMTFALPVVGLLYWPALAAAILVAMLAGLLIYEILLARLRPDEFERSILITLGLSIVLIHTVQYFFTATPRMVDTQYGFSGIAIGSIRLTWTRVIGAAAAVVAFAGLYLTLRFTQFGRAMRAIAQNREAALMVGIRPRVVARNAMILATGLCGLAGAALAPIQLVTPYMGQFLIFKAFALVIIGGLGNIPGAVAAAVALGFVESWIGGFFSAAWQEGAVFVLMIAVLMLRPDGLFKRGGMRVG, from the coding sequence ATGACCATCGACGCCGGCTATCTCCTTCAGCTCACGCTGAACGGCCTCGCGCTGGGACTCCTCTATGCGCTGATCGCCGTCGGCCTGTCGCTGATCTTCGGCGTCATGGAGATCATCAACTTCGCGCATGGCGAGCTCCTGATGCTGGGCGCCTTCGCCATGACCTTCGCACTCCCGGTGGTGGGCCTGCTCTACTGGCCCGCTCTCGCCGCCGCCATCCTTGTCGCCATGCTGGCCGGCCTGCTGATCTACGAGATCCTGCTGGCGCGGCTCAGGCCGGACGAGTTCGAGCGCAGCATCCTGATCACGCTCGGTCTCTCGATCGTCCTGATCCACACGGTGCAGTATTTCTTCACCGCGACGCCACGCATGGTCGACACGCAGTACGGCTTCTCCGGCATCGCGATCGGCAGCATCCGGCTCACCTGGACCCGCGTGATCGGCGCCGCGGCCGCGGTGGTCGCCTTCGCGGGCCTCTACCTCACCTTGCGCTTCACCCAGTTCGGCCGTGCCATGCGCGCCATCGCACAGAACCGCGAGGCGGCCCTGATGGTCGGCATCCGGCCGCGCGTCGTCGCGCGCAACGCGATGATCCTCGCCACCGGGCTCTGCGGCCTCGCCGGCGCGGCCCTGGCGCCGATCCAGCTCGTCACACCCTACATGGGCCAGTTCCTGATCTTCAAGGCGTTCGCGCTGGTGATCATCGGCGGGCTGGGCAACATTCCCGGCGCCGTCGCGGCCGCCGTCGCGCTGGGCTTCGTCGAGAGCTGGATCGGCGGCTTCTTCAGCGCCGCCTGGCAGGAAGGTGCGGTCTTCGTGCTCATGATCGCCGTGCTGATGCTGCGGCCGGACGGCCTGTTCAAGCGCGGAGGCATGCGCGTCGGATGA
- a CDS encoding branched-chain amino acid ABC transporter permease, whose translation MKLAAALVAALVLAALPFITSSNYIIGVGISALVFTVAAAALNLVYGFAGLLSFAQLGFWGIGGYAAALTVVTFGGSFWQGVLWAALLNGAIALLVGYPMLRTNRHAFVISTLTFALLVTLVARDWVSLTRGPLGIPNLPPPHALGRRFDTPAKFYWLVWVFAVTTVAFLYALCSSRIGRTLVAIKQNEPLVRAQGIAPMPYKLTAFALSAAITGAAGGVYCFHLRIIDPTFLDFYYMQTFLIIVIIGGSGSFWGVIAAGIALSALPEVLRFSEDLRMIIYGVILVVAMFVMPAGVAGWLRERKLAAVREALR comes from the coding sequence ATGAAGCTTGCCGCCGCTCTGGTCGCGGCGCTCGTGCTCGCCGCGCTGCCGTTCATCACCTCGTCCAACTACATCATTGGCGTGGGTATCTCGGCCCTGGTCTTCACCGTCGCCGCCGCGGCGCTCAATCTCGTCTACGGCTTTGCCGGCCTGCTGTCGTTCGCCCAGCTCGGCTTCTGGGGTATCGGCGGCTATGCCGCGGCGCTCACGGTCGTGACCTTTGGCGGCTCGTTCTGGCAGGGCGTGCTGTGGGCGGCGCTGCTGAACGGCGCGATCGCGCTCCTCGTGGGATACCCGATGCTGCGCACCAACCGGCATGCGTTCGTGATCTCGACGCTGACCTTCGCGCTGCTCGTCACGCTGGTCGCACGCGACTGGGTGAGCCTGACGCGCGGGCCGCTCGGCATTCCCAACCTGCCGCCGCCGCATGCCCTCGGCCGGCGCTTCGATACACCGGCGAAATTCTATTGGCTGGTCTGGGTCTTCGCGGTGACGACGGTAGCGTTCCTCTATGCGCTGTGCAGCTCGCGCATCGGCCGCACGCTCGTTGCGATCAAGCAGAACGAGCCGCTGGTGCGCGCGCAGGGCATCGCCCCCATGCCCTACAAGCTCACCGCCTTCGCGCTCAGCGCGGCCATCACCGGAGCGGCCGGCGGCGTGTACTGCTTCCACCTCCGGATCATCGATCCGACGTTCCTCGATTTCTACTACATGCAGACCTTCCTGATCATCGTGATCATCGGCGGAAGCGGCAGCTTCTGGGGCGTGATCGCCGCCGGCATCGCGCTTTCCGCCCTGCCGGAGGTGCTGCGCTTCTCCGAAGATCTGCGCATGATCATCTACGGCGTGATTCTGGTGGTCGCCATGTTCGTGATGCCGGCAGGCGTCGCGGGCTGGCTGCGCGAGCGCAAGCTCGCCGCCGTGCGTGAGGCCCTGCGATGA
- a CDS encoding IclR family transcriptional regulator, with the protein MSAPRIAGRRVIVAPRPQPARAEPRPSARSQSLERGLDVLETIAAEGGELGVRELARRLGLSPTVVQRLVSSLATRGYIEKNDDTSRYRLGHRTLALGVTGEGAFDYVVAARRELERLAHDHHLNGFLSVLRGGRAIYLLAVQADGPVAIRVSPGSEMPLHSTGAGKVLLASLSDNEARKVVGTRRLAAITPHTITDPAALVALLPKVRRQGFALVNEENIPGVLSVGAPIRDRTGAVVAALSVAFPKYLDSGLTLASVEPLVTAAALRISRLLGMPASMPTNGTTGSV; encoded by the coding sequence ATGAGCGCACCCAGGATCGCCGGGCGACGGGTGATCGTGGCGCCGCGGCCGCAGCCGGCGCGAGCCGAGCCCCGGCCGAGTGCGCGCTCGCAGTCGCTCGAGCGCGGGCTCGACGTGCTGGAAACCATCGCGGCCGAAGGCGGTGAGCTCGGCGTGCGCGAGCTCGCGCGCCGCCTGGGGCTCAGTCCCACCGTGGTGCAGCGCCTCGTGAGCTCGCTGGCGACGCGCGGCTACATCGAGAAGAACGACGACACGTCGCGCTATCGCCTCGGCCATCGCACGCTGGCGCTGGGCGTGACGGGCGAAGGGGCTTTCGATTATGTCGTCGCCGCCCGGCGCGAGCTGGAGCGGCTGGCGCACGACCATCACCTGAACGGCTTTCTCTCGGTGCTGCGCGGCGGCCGCGCGATCTATCTGCTGGCCGTGCAGGCCGACGGCCCGGTCGCGATCAGGGTCAGTCCCGGCAGCGAGATGCCCCTGCACAGCACCGGCGCGGGCAAGGTCCTTCTGGCGTCGCTGAGCGACAACGAGGCACGCAAGGTCGTAGGCACGCGAAGGCTCGCCGCCATCACCCCGCACACCATCACCGATCCCGCGGCGCTCGTCGCCCTGCTCCCGAAGGTGCGACGGCAAGGCTTTGCTTTGGTGAACGAGGAGAACATTCCCGGCGTGCTCTCGGTCGGCGCACCGATCCGCGACCGGACCGGCGCCGTCGTCGCGGCGCTGAGCGTTGCCTTTCCGAAGTATCTCGATTCGGGCCTGACGCTTGCAAGCGTCGAGCCGCTGGTGACGGCGGCGGCGCTGCGCATCTCGCGGCTGCTGGGCATGCCGGCCAGCATGCCAACAAATGGAACAACAGGGAGCGTGTGA